The Danio rerio strain Tuebingen ecotype United States chromosome 10, GRCz12tu, whole genome shotgun sequence genome contains a region encoding:
- the ugt5d1 gene encoding UDP glucuronosyltransferase 5 family, polypeptide D1 (The RefSeq protein has 5 substitutions compared to this genomic sequence) produces MKSFFSQSNVITGLFLALSAFTLSCSGGKILLYPVDGSHWVNMKVLIEELHSRGHSITVIRPKSSWYITEKSPLYTSITIQDNVNDFENFFEDYLSKAMEIERGEGSGLAFLKLQYDLFSMLSTAHEIACKMVSIILEDKMLVKKLQDEQYDLMLTDPAIAGGVFLAHYLKLPLVLNVRWITSGEGHFAIAPSPMSYIPLPGSGHTDKMGFAQRVKNVLFKTFTFLQNRFVVGPHYDILIDKYLDYKTDIVGLIQAADIWLMRADFVFEFPRPTMPNIVYMGGFRCKPSKPLPADLEAFAQSSGEHGFIIMSLGTLVKSLPADMANAIAAAFARLPQKVIWRHLGDRPSNVGNNTLIVDWMPQNDLLGHSKIKAFVAHGGTNGVQEAIFHGVPVLGVPLFFDQFDNLIRVQGKGAGKILKLSELNAEAFEQALRESLNDGSYKRNMQTLSTLHRDQPMRPLDTAIFWIEHVIRHKGATHLRSEFYKMPWYSYHSVDVFLVLFIVAAVCMLSTIAVIRYVCYKICCRRKSKSE; encoded by the coding sequence ATGAAGTCATTTTTCAGCCAGTCAAATGTTATCACTGGATTATTTTTGGCCTTATCTGCTTTCACCCTGAGCTGCAGTGGAGGTAAAATTCTCCTGTATCCTGTGGATGGAAGCCATTGGGTCAACATGAAAGTCTTGATAGAAGAGCTGCACTCCAGGGGTCACAGCATCACGGTGATCCGACCTAAATCCAGCTGGTACATCACGGAAAAGTCTCCTCTATACACTTCCATCACAATCCAGGACAATGTTAATGATTTTGAAAACTTTTTTGAAGATTATTTATCGAAAGCGATGGAGATAGAGCGAGGCGAAGGTTCTGGACTTGCATTCTTGAAACTCCAATATGATCTGTTCTCAATGCTGTCAACAGCTCATGAAATTGCTTGCAAAATGGTGTCCATTATTTTAGAAGATAAGATGCTTGTAAAAAAACTTCAAGATGAACAGTATGACTTAATGCTCACCGATCCCGCAATAGCAGGGGGAGTGTTTTTAGCACATTATTTAAAGCTGCCTCTTGTTCTCAATGTACGATGGATTACCAGTGGTGAAGGACACTTTGCTATCGCACCATCTCCGATGTCTTACATTCCTTTACCAGGTTCTGGTCATACAGATAAAATGGATTTTGCTCAAagagttaaaaatgttttattcaaaacCTTTACGTTCCTCCAGAACAGATTTGTGGTGGGTCCACATTACGACATACTCATAGACAAGTATCTAGATTACAAAACAGATATTGTTGGCCTTATTCAGGCTGCTGATATCTGGCTCATGAGGGCTGATTTTGTCTTCGAGTTCCCCAGGCCAACCATGCCAAATATTGTTTACATGGGTGGATTTCAATGCAAACCTTCTAAGCCTCTACCAGCAGACCTGGAAGCATTTGCACAGAGTTCAGGAGAGCATGGCTTTATTATTATGTCCTTGGGAACACTTGTCAAAAGTCTCCCAGCCGACATGGCGAATGCTATCGCAGCTGCATTTGCAAGATTACCTCAGAAAGTCATCTGGAGGCATCTTGGAGATCGACCGTCCAATGTTGGGAACAACACACTTATTGTGGACTGGATGCCGCAGAATGACCTCCTGGGACATTCAAAGATCAAAGCGTTTGTGGCTCATGGAGGAACCAATGGAGTGCAGGAGGCCATTTTCCATGGGGTACCAGTTCTGGGAGTCCCTTTGTTCTTCGACCAGTTTGACAACTTAATACGTGTTCAGGGGAAAGGAGCGGGTAAGATACTTAAGCTGTCAGAACTCAATGCCGAAGCTTTCGAACAAGCCCTTCAGGAGTTGCTCAATGACGGCTCCTACAAGAGGAACATGCAGACACTGTCCACTCTGCACAGGGATCAGCCCATGAGGCCATTGGACACGGCCATCTTCTGGATTGAGCATGTGATCAGACATAAAGGTGCAACACACCTGCGCTCAGAGTTTTACAAGATGCCGTGGTACTCGTACCATTCTGTGGACGTGTTTTTGGTTCTGTTCACTGTTGCTGCTGTGTGTATGCTTTCTACCATTGCAGTGATCAGATATGTGTGCTACAAAATATGCTGTAGGAGAAAAAGTAAAAGTGAATGA